The following DNA comes from Oncorhynchus masou masou isolate Uvic2021 chromosome 21, UVic_Omas_1.1, whole genome shotgun sequence.
ATAGTGGATTTTAAAAGGGCTGTAGATTGTAAACAAAGACACTATGTAAACATGTTAATGGCATGCTTGGTGGTATTCCAATACAGATTGGGGTCTTTGCATGTTGTCAATATTTATACAAGTAATTTAAGGTTGTATTCCAGCCACAGACTGTACAGCTTAGATATGGTACAAGCATGAGTGAGAAGGAAACACTCAAGGTGACTCACTGTGTATATTCCCTTGGTGGTTACCGATGCTCCACCACAAAGCTCATGGTTGTCCCATCGAAGGAGGCTGGTGCAATGATTCTCGGGCGTTGCTGAGACGTGATGCTGATGACCGGTGGTTTCCCTTCTGACAAGGCCGCACTCCCCCGGGTGGTGACGTGGTGGCCCAAGGTGACGGGCACTGATGCTGGCACTGACCCTCCAGTAGCACTGTAGTAGGGGCTCTCTGCCCCCGTCATGTTACCCTCCTGCCCCCCCCCACGCACCAGGGTGTATTTCCTGTGAGCAGTATTCCCGCTCTCGTCCTCCAATTGGGATGCCACGTAGGATGCGACCTGGGGTGTCATCACCGTCTGTGCAGGAAGCATGGGTGAGAGGAACCCCGGGTAGATCATGTAGTTGGGTGAGTACACCCCTCCCGTGTTCAGCGCCAGGGGGGACACGGACATGGGGGTCACTGGCTGCAGCTGTGGCATAGGCATGGGCACGTCCACATACTGGCCCGTCTCAGGGTCGAAGAGACGCCGGGTGACTGGCTCACTCGGAGTGTCCACCAGATAGTACTGTCCGGTGGTGGGATCAAAGAGCATCTTCCTCTGGGTAGGCTGGAAGGGGTCTCCCCCCGAAGGGGTTGTGGGCAAGGGGGCAATGGACGGGGAGAAGCAGAACACCTGCGGCTGGGGGGCTCCTTGCTTGACCACTGGTAGAgagtggtggtagatggtggcgGTAGTGGGGATGGTGGGGGTATCCAGGGGCCGCGTCTCCATGACAACAGGGGACCGTTTGAGAGACTGGATAGAATTATTCTCAGATCTCTTGGTGTCGGTGATGCCAGGTTGATTGGCAGCAGGGCTGCTTGGGAATACCTGCTCATGAATGGGCAGTTTCACTTGACCGACACACCGGCCTTCTACAGGTATTGTTAAGTAGTTTTCAGAGTCTGGGTTGCCAGATTTGATGGGCTGTGGTGTTGTCTCTGTGGTGGGGCTGCTTTTGAACCTTCCCCTGTCCACCAGCGCTCGTTTTGGGGGGCATATTTTCAATGAGAGAGGAGCATTTGGGGTCTTAGTGCTAATGCTTTTCACCATAGAGGTTGCATGTGATGGAGAACAGGGTTGTGGCCCATTCCTACTAGCAAAGCTGCTGCTACTGACAGCTGTCTTAATGCTGTTCCCCAAATGAAACACACTTTTGTTACTAAACATTTTACTTTGTTGTGACTGGGTTTTAAATGTGTTCTTTGTGAATGGGACATGGATTATTCTTAGACAACCTTTCTCTTCTTGAATGTTGCATGTTTCTGGCagcctgtctgtgtttgtctctgtaataagcctctctctgtcacctgcTGAACCTAGCTCCTCCGGGCCACCATGCTCCTCTTTAGCAATGAGTGACAGAACATGACTGTCTGTAATAGGCCAGGGAGCCTGGCTCTTGCGCTTCCATTCATTTCTGTCAAAAACATAAAGCTGTTCCATTGTTTTAACTGCCGCCTTTAGTTTCTCTAACGCCACCTGTTTTGGTATTTTCGACTCCGGTTTGCGTTCACCTGCCTCGACCATTTTTTCCTGCTTCTGTTTAGCCTCGGACTGATCTGTGTTGGGGTGCTTAGCGAAGCCAATTGGAGGTCTGCCCGTCGCCCTGTGCAGCGACGTGGGTTCATTTTTGGCACAGTCTGGAGATGGTTTGGGGGATGACCTATCGTTCTCAATTTGTCTCTGCTTTGGAGCCTCGGTTCCAAGCACACCTTGTTTAGTActgctatttgtatttacagactGACATTTTATTACAATTGAAGAGGGAGGCGATTTTTTACCGGGTAGTTTCTTAGAAGCTTTATTATCTTCGCGTAATGAGGCAGTTGCAGAGGCGACTGCACCTTTAATCTCGCTGTTATCCACTGAGACTAAACGATATGAACTCTTGACCAATTTACGTACGTCTCTTACCTGATGAATTGGCGTCTGAAACTTGCACTTATTGTCTCTTATATCCCTAACCGTAAAGTGTGGCACTCTGTCTGACGCTGGCAGCACCTGACATTTGGAGTCACCTGCTGACTTTATTGGATAACTTATATTAGGGGTTAACAAGTTGTCAATATTTAGCGGATTGCATTTGTTTTCTTTTACGCTCCTCAGGCGTATTTTTATCTCGGGTGCCTTTGATCCTTTCACGATTCCTGTATTGTTGTCAGGTCTAAACTTTCTCTCTCGGTCCCCCTGTTGCTCTTTTTGTGCACCGAGGAAAGTACTGTCTGACACCTGTTCTTTCAATTCCGTATCTTTAGGGAGACGCTGGGAACTTGGAACAAACAAGTGTGACGATTTAGTTAGCTTGCTActtacagacctggtgtctaactcCATTTCCCCCGTGTTATCTGTTGTGGAGTGTGTCCCATCTAAAACGGTACGAATTTCATGTTCATCTTGGGGCTCTGGCTCACCATCCCTCCATGATTTGAATGCGCTGTTTTGGCTATGGCTCAGGGATCCTCTTGTGGGCTCGCATGCATCCCTTTGAGAATCTAGTCGTGCCTCCTTTATGGGCTGAAAGCTTGCTAATGTTCTTGTACGCTCTTCCTTGGGGTCACAAGATTTAGGTCTACTGTCCACAGCCCCGTGTTCATCCGAAGAATTGCTTGTACATCCCGAACCCGATTTTGAGGTTTGACTATGCAcgcctctctctgtatccctctcccttATCCCATCTTGATCCTTGCATTGAAAGCATGGGGAGTGCGTGGGATGCGTGTCCCGTAtcacccccctctccatcttaCGCTCCTGTTCAAATTGCATTTTTTTGGAAATTACATTTTTTAAGAGACTTGATGCGAAACTTGCATTCTTATGTGTGCCTTCCATGCTATCACCCGCGTCACTGTGTTGGTAGCTCACTTCATATCCTGGCTTGGCTGGCAAGGTGCCGGTAACTTCATCCATGGAACGTGCTCCTAACACATTTTCTGAATATTTGGGAGACTTCCCGGGTTCAGGTGACCCCGCTTCAACATTACAGCGAAAATTCAATGTCTTTGTCAAAGTGATAACCTCACTGCCTGGTTCAAATGGGCCTGTAAGCTCTACGTTTTGGGTAGAGGAAGATGCATGTTGTGGACTAGATATTTTTGTATTCAAAGAAAACATCTTGGTTTGGGGTACTTTCTTATTGCTTATGGCAATACCATGTATACTCTTATAGTCTGCGTTCTTGCTCATTTCAAAAGTTGCAGTTGCACTCTTATGGGCGATTAGATTTTGCTCTCTGCCATGTGACATATTACCATATTTAAGGTCAACGAAAGCTGACCACTTGTTTAAGCCAAGCCCATTTTCTGACATTGAAGACTCACTTGAAGTGCTCAAATTTATAGCATCGAAATAGGGACATGCTAAACTCCTAAATGATTTGGCGGTTAAATTACGCACTTCTTTATCAGCGTCGTCCAGTTCACTAATCGAACTTGACGCACCGCTGGAATATTCGTTAACATCTTTCCCTCTTAATTTAGTTGCAAAGTGTTGACGTCCCGGGGCTGGGATAAAATATTGGGATCTATCGCACAAGGCTTCCGCTCTGGCGTCAGTGCTTGTAAAAAAGAAGTGACTCCTGTTTCCCATGTGCTTGGAATTATAACAAATGTTTTCATTCTCAATGATATTGTTAGAGTCGTTTATTGCTCTTGATGACGTCTTGATTGACAGGTGAATTTGCCCCGCCGAATTCCCACtactgttttgttttttacaaaTGCTTTCATCTGAGCTGGGGCATTTGTCAGAGTCACAAAACTCACTCTCAGTGCTGACAACTGCACAACCAGAAACACGTTGGTGCACATTACATTGCGCCTTGCTGCTTTTTACTTTCGCCTGGCTCCTACCATCCACTAGGCCTATCAAAGTTTCCTCAATTGTTTCATCGCTTTCAAAAGAGGCATAATCCACAAATGAATAAACCAGATTATCGTCCTCAATATCCCAACAGTTTCCCTGTCCAAAATCATAATCGACATCATGGTCAAGTTCTGTCAGTTGGATTTCGTGCGTTGTAATGTAGTGAGATTCGTCTATCACCGTATCAGGCGCACAATGGTCTGACAATACTACCCTCTCACCGTCGTCCGATTCGGTTTTACTGTTCAAATACATGTCTGTGTATTGTAACTCTTCACACTCGCTAGGGACATTATAATCACGAGGCACAATTTCGCTCTGGGGTTCTGTCGTATTGTTATTCCCCAAGTCCACATTGCTGTTAAATTCTGTCAAATAAGTGTCCATGGGGGGATCTTCCGAGACAGGCCTATCTGCCCACCTGTCCTTCGATGTTTCCTCATAGATTTGATCCACATTGTCATCAATCTCGCGAACCCCGGGGCTCCTCTCTCCGGACGTATCACTGTTGCATTTGAAAACTGCAAGCTGGTTACCGTCACCGGTGAAAGTCACTTTAACAGTTTTTGTGCACTCTGAATTCATATCAAGTAAATCATCCAAATCAACATAATTGGATTCGTCACTTTTTGCCTTAGTGTTGCACTGGTTTTGGTCTTCATTTCCAGGGAGCAGCTTTCTATAAGGTCCGGTGTCGTCTCGGTAAGTGAGAGTTTTCTCAACTGCTTCCATTTGTGCGGTTTCTTACTGCCAGAACATGCTCTTTGTTAGCGATGTTATCCTGTCACAGGACGGAAAACTCTGCGCGAGGGAGAGActggaatgagggagggagagtgagagggggtcaGTCTAGTCGCCCTCGAAATCCCCAGTGCACTCTCTGTAGTATATTCCGACGTCCGTAATCAGCACATGGGGGTGTTGCTCTTCGCGGCTTCACTCGACGACAGTTGTCTGTTTAACGCTCGAGTGACATTTCGGATGACATGTCAGCTACATTGGCAAAGGCTGGGGTCAAACCTTCGTCACAGAGTGCGATTTTAGGTCTACATGCTAATCTACTTGATGCTACTCTCTTTGATAACGTAGCCGTGCACAATCAATTGCgcggttgagagagagagagagagagagagagagagagagagagagagagagagagagagagagagagacgaatgACTATGTGGATTTAACGACCCGCATGGAATGCGCGTGAACAGGATCTCGCTTGTGCCAAATTACAATAAATTACGCACAGCGACTTACTTACGCACAACGTGTTACTGTATTTTCTAGTACATATTTGATGCGCCCATGCAGTCTATTAGATACTAAAACGTAAAAATCAAACTCTATAGTATTGCCTATACACTTGCATATGTaacaaatagaaaataaaagatAAGGGAGTGGAAGACGCCTATTTTTATCAGCCGTGCACGGGACTAAACCTCAGTGCCGCACAGCACAGGCACTCGATGACTGCATAGTACTCTTTTGGAAAAAATATTAGGTCCTAATTTAACTcctaattaaaaaaatattttagaagTATGTTAAAGTGGTTCAACGGAGCTGTCTCGTATTTTCAAGAGAATTGTCGCATCAGCTACTGTATGCCCAAAATGCAGCCAAGGACATGGAATGTGCGTCACCTTTCCTAGAACAACAGCTAATTTCCCTAGAATACAGCGAAAACTTCTATCCagatctttctttctttcgttctATACTTTCTAAATAAATacctaataaataaataaatacaattcggAAGGAAAGATTTTCTAAAGAAAGGGAAGATGTGCATTTGTTAATTCATGGGCAAGGTAGCTGATTTAAATCAGAAATGCATAGCATCAATGTCTCTAACAAATTAACATAATTGCTAGGCTACTGGAAGCCGAAACAGCTACATGCTGCTTGATAAATACCACTCCCGAATTAGGTCAATATCTTTCTGCTCTTATTTTCAGACATTATGATTGATTGGAAAGGAGCATGAAATAGATCAGTTGGCCCCAAACCAAACCGGTCTTATGTGGTAGCTGCAAATACATTGGACTTAAAATATTTTTTGACAGCTGAATGTTATCAATGCTCCACCCACGATTTCCAACAGCTGCAAACTCTTAATAGAGAGAACCAGGAAGGTTGTCCGATAGGTTCTATCGTGGAACTCACTGCAAGGACTGAGACTCACCCAAATCCAATGCGTCAACAATGGTATATGTTTTTCTCatcttatacagtatgtatggacTTTGTGATCGACCTGACTGTATATTAACTTAGTGATAAACTTGCTGAATTTTTTTGGTACAACAGTGGTACAACAGTGGTATTCAAACGTCTTCACCCGAAATACCAAAAACATTATCTGGGACAGTGGACATCAAACACACATTTCTGCAGAATAACCATTATTCTAATATAAAACATTGATGTTCACTGGCACGATTTCTGAATGGATGCTTTACTGTTGTAGCTCCTTTGTTGATCTGTCTTCCTCTGACTTTTCAATCATTGATTGGTGCCCAGAGGTCAGTAATGAATCAGTAGGCCTAATGGAGAAATAAGACATTAATTATTCTTTTTAATTAATGttatatagccattgattcttgaagaatacagCTTATAAATATCTCATGACTTTAGTTTAACTGTCTACCCTATGTAAGCTTGTTTTacaccattgtttgtaaacaatgtaggCCTAATTGCAATCAAGCACTGtttaactttaaaaaaaaggATGAAACTATCATTTGGATCTCAGGATGGTCAAtgcttgcatccatagctctgtctatgaaatTGAGAGTGGCTGCATTTctacagccccatccctcagctgttttcCAAAACAAGATTTCTGAGGCATTTATGTAGTGCTTATGTAGTGCCCTGTTAAGAatttgtgaacacacacacacacacacacacacacacacacacacacacacacacacacacacacacacacacacacacacacacacacacacacacacacacacacacacacacctcttattTTTCCGAAACCACTGTCGTGTCTgtgactatcattaaatgtgaagacttatTTATATCAAATCAGTTCTCAAGGTTTAATTATTACATTAAACTTATCATGTAAACATTGATTAATTAGGAAGTCAGGGCACCACGGAAAACGCtgagattacaaagttataattctttaatatctgatcaattagtgtTCTAtgaattaattattattattacctcaATTCGCATTACTGATCGTCGcaaacccttggatatctgcacaaaccctagccaaaatcatgaatcagcgatatacaaattggcttaattatttatttacgaactaactaaataatcacacagaattacagaacaaacaaacagtagatattggttactaacaatgatagaaaagtccctagtgggctaagccaATATGACGGCTTGATAaacaaaggaaaggggtggggaaAGACAAAATGGATTCACtccacacagtctataattatattcattgaatgctaatcctttgcacatgaacggccgCTCATTTGAGAATAAATTGCAATGTACATATTTACACCTGTATGTCATTGTTGTCTCTCCGTTAAACACTCGATCGTCTTGTAGAGTTCATCAGAGTCTCTGGTTAACTTTCTCAGAAGTCACAATGTCTTTCGTGATTGTtggtggttagaatggatacttcagagtaccattcggaAATGTTGTCACAGAATAGATGCTTCAGCGGTTGTCTGTTTTCTCACTCTAGATTTACGTAATTTCTATCTGCAGACTCCTTGCTCTTAGTGATcaatagtctcagagtttaaccatttccagccgtgtagccaaAACTACAGCTGTATGGTCTCCGTGGCCTATAGAATTGTAGCCATTCCAATGTGGGGACGATGTCCCAGCTTTTTCTGAGTTCTTAACCAATCGAGAAACCCGGCTTACCATGGGTCTCTTTGGCAAGAAATGTAAATTTGGTCATAGGTGATCTTATACTCTGAAGTAGAAAAGGGAGGTTCCATGACGTTGATTTAATGTCTTTGCTCATGTGGGCGTGGCCATTGATTTGGTTAACTTTATATGAAAACCCATACTCTCATTTAGaaggttaacatcacattacatcttttcacaaatagtttcatgtttAATCACATACGTTTCACAATATTTAGATGTAAACCTGACAGCTGGGAAATGTACACTTTAAGTGATACAGttctgtgtgtttcctgtcctccatgagatcaccaaatgaaacacacttgtcataactgtcccttaagtgtccacggaccattcctacattctcaaaaatataaatattgtttaGTTCTCCCATTTTGGGGATATAGGATTTTTGAACAAAATAAGGTCTTTGTTCTCGCTCTCCCTAAATACTGCATGGCAGTTTCTACCAGGTATTTATTTATGACCTGTCGTAAAGTCATAAAACTGtggcgagagagggggagggggctaTGATCCACCCCCCAGGTTACGTCATGACACCACAATAAATGAAAGTAAACAGGATATGCAGATGAGGCACAGGCACAGCCTCGTAACAAGGAACGACTGTCCCCCTGGTGCCTCTAACTTGACATCAAACTGAGGGGCATGGGGTTAGAAACAGGCCTCATTCCATTCCAAAACTATGCCCACTCCCCTCTGTTCTCGTTCACTTGTCATCACAACCTTGATACAGCTAGGGGGGTGTTATGCAATAGCACCACCTAGTTTCCGCCATATTGCTTTGGTTTCACCTATACTGTCTGGTCAGTTCTGTGAAGGGGGAAAGCAAAAGGAAGGCAGCCGCCAGTGCATGCAACTgccgactgactgatctacaaatcaccttacATCATAACTAACAACTCATTATTATTTAtagatcagtcagtcacaatttacccatgatacATCACGGTTTTGATGCTCTCGAACACGGCCAAATTCTGCATGTGGGAGCACAACAGCTCCTGTTACTCATAGGGTATATTTAAAATCTTGACACCCGCCTCCTTTCCCTCTAGCTTTGATAACATGAGGGAGAGGTGTAGGGGCTTGACTGAGTTTGTCTCTATGGTGTTGTCACGGATCCCCCtagtactgctgctcattccgttcaccagctctggaggtctacgtcaccggccttctaggcgtcactgaactggattcattatcACCAACCCtggactgtcttgtctcattacaTATACCTGATTGAttcccattccccctgattagtatgtgtatatatgtgccctctgttccccattgtcCTTGTCGGTTATTGTTAGCATGTCCGTTGGTCTTGTGAGCACCTGTGCTGTTGTATCGGCTTCCATGCTACGTGTTATTGTGCACTTGTACTGTGTATTATTGAGAGGTTTACACCTTGTTCTTTTGTTCGGGTGGAGAAAATAAAAACCCTTATTACGTATTCCTGCGCTTGTCTCCTATCACTTTACAGCGTGACAGAATAACCAACCTACTAAATGGAGACAGCAGGAAAGACTGAGCTGTCGACCATCGTAGAGACAGTCCAGCATCAAGAGTGACTGTCTCTCCAGACTCGGCAGTGCCATGGACAGTGTGCTGGCAACCATTCTGCGTTTGGAGGGGAATGTGCAGTCCCTCCAGTCCCCAACACCGGTTCTGGCACCAGTCCCCACACCACTACCAGCCTCCGTCCCATCTGAGCCGGTCCGCGGAATACCCCAGTCCCTTTGACGGCGCACCAGTGAGATGCAAGGGCTT
Coding sequences within:
- the LOC135507331 gene encoding uncharacterized protein C4orf54-like produces the protein MEAVEKTLTYRDDTGPYRKLLPGNEDQNQCNTKAKSDESNYVDLDDLLDMNSECTKTVKVTFTGDGNQLAVFKCNSDTSGERSPGVREIDDNVDQIYEETSKDRWADRPVSEDPPMDTYLTEFNSNVDLGNNNTTEPQSEIVPRDYNVPSECEELQYTDMYLNSKTESDDGERVVLSDHCAPDTVIDESHYITTHEIQLTELDHDVDYDFGQGNCWDIEDDNLVYSFVDYASFESDETIEETLIGLVDGRSQAKVKSSKAQCNVHQRVSGCAVVSTESEFCDSDKCPSSDESICKKQNSSGNSAGQIHLSIKTSSRAINDSNNIIENENICYNSKHMGNRSHFFFTSTDARAEALCDRSQYFIPAPGRQHFATKLRGKDVNEYSSGASSSISELDDADKEVRNLTAKSFRSLACPYFDAINLSTSSESSMSENGLGLNKWSAFVDLKYGNMSHGREQNLIAHKSATATFEMSKNADYKSIHGIAISNKKVPQTKMFSLNTKISSPQHASSSTQNVELTGPFEPGSEVITLTKTLNFRCNVEAGSPEPGKSPKYSENVLGARSMDEVTGTLPAKPGYEVSYQHSDAGDSMEGTHKNASFASSLLKNVISKKMQFEQERKMERGVIRDTHPTHSPCFQCKDQDGIRERDTERGVHSQTSKSGSGCTSNSSDEHGAVDSRPKSCDPKEERTRTLASFQPIKEARLDSQRDACEPTRGSLSHSQNSAFKSWRDGEPEPQDEHEIRTVLDGTHSTTDNTGEMELDTRSVSSKLTKSSHLFVPSSQRLPKDTELKEQVSDSTFLGAQKEQQGDRERKFRPDNNTGIVKGSKAPEIKIRLRSVKENKCNPLNIDNLLTPNISYPIKSAGDSKCQVLPASDRVPHFTVRDIRDNKCKFQTPIHQVRDVRKLVKSSYRLVSVDNSEIKGAVASATASLREDNKASKKLPGKKSPPSSIVIKCQSVNTNSSTKQGVLGTEAPKQRQIENDRSSPKPSPDCAKNEPTSLHRATGRPPIGFAKHPNTDQSEAKQKQEKMVEAGERKPESKIPKQVALEKLKAAVKTMEQLYVFDRNEWKRKSQAPWPITDSHVLSLIAKEEHGGPEELGSAGDRERLITETNTDRLPETCNIQEEKGCLRIIHVPFTKNTFKTQSQQSKMFSNKSVFHLGNSIKTAVSSSSFASRNGPQPCSPSHATSMVKSISTKTPNAPLSLKICPPKRALVDRGRFKSSPTTETTPQPIKSGNPDSENYLTIPVEGRCVGQVKLPIHEQVFPSSPAANQPGITDTKRSENNSIQSLKRSPVVMETRPLDTPTIPTTATIYHHSLPVVKQGAPQPQVFCFSPSIAPLPTTPSGGDPFQPTQRKMLFDPTTGQYYLVDTPSEPVTRRLFDPETGQYVDVPMPMPQLQPVTPMSVSPLALNTGGVYSPNYMIYPGFLSPMLPAQTVMTPQVASYVASQLEDESGNTAHRKYTLVRGGGQEGNMTGAESPYYSATGGSVPASVPVTLGHHVTTRGSAALSEGKPPVISITSQQRPRIIAPASFDGTTMSFVVEHR